A window of the Caldivirga sp. genome harbors these coding sequences:
- a CDS encoding NRAMP family divalent metal transporter: MLAASNKLAGTLKGAGRVIRSILGPGWLVMLADVDAPSLLTAMQSGYYLSYLMIPWLILLIIPLYFTQELTIRLALGSGRGIGEIIKDRYGKRVALSSLLLMMLIDGAAYLGEYASVAAVGLTLGIPVVASILIILTLHTVIILFNGSYRRIENILLSLSALILVYLAAFTIIGINPNTLYEATELMFNPITYTNISYTGLLAANIGAAVMPWMLYYQSSAIVDKGLKPNHYTHERFETAIGAVISELLMVAGVLIGYELRVRGGSVDGFLNALSSIRVVMGNFWFYAASVGLIAAATLAVFVISMGFAYGLGEYLGEPSGFRHRFRDAKSFYLFYLVEVVPAALLVLLSSNLAKIIIDVMVFNSIALSVPLMLLIRLTSDSRLVGAYSIGKVRAIILYTVTVLILALGIYAALSTF; the protein is encoded by the coding sequence GTGTTAGCCGCGTCTAATAAATTAGCGGGAACGCTTAAAGGCGCCGGGAGAGTAATTAGGAGCATTCTTGGTCCAGGTTGGTTGGTAATGCTTGCTGATGTTGATGCACCAAGCCTATTAACTGCAATGCAGAGTGGCTACTACTTAAGCTACTTAATGATACCTTGGTTAATACTACTAATTATACCACTCTACTTCACTCAGGAATTAACCATTAGGTTAGCGTTAGGCAGTGGTAGGGGTATTGGTGAGATTATTAAGGATAGATACGGTAAGAGGGTTGCCTTATCCTCACTACTACTAATGATGCTGATTGATGGCGCAGCATACCTAGGTGAATACGCCTCAGTGGCGGCTGTTGGCTTAACATTAGGCATACCTGTCGTTGCCTCCATATTAATCATATTAACGCTCCACACAGTCATAATACTCTTCAATGGTTCATACAGGAGAATTGAGAACATTCTCCTATCCCTATCGGCATTAATCCTAGTTTACTTAGCCGCATTCACAATAATTGGTATTAACCCCAACACCCTGTATGAGGCTACTGAACTCATGTTTAACCCAATCACGTACACTAACATTAGTTACACAGGCCTATTAGCCGCCAACATAGGTGCCGCAGTAATGCCCTGGATGCTTTACTACCAGTCATCGGCAATAGTGGATAAGGGTCTTAAACCCAACCACTACACCCATGAGAGGTTTGAGACTGCCATTGGGGCAGTAATCAGTGAGTTGCTAATGGTTGCAGGTGTCCTAATTGGGTATGAACTTAGGGTTAGGGGTGGTTCTGTTGATGGTTTCCTCAACGCGTTAAGCTCAATAAGGGTGGTAATGGGTAATTTCTGGTTTTACGCAGCTTCAGTGGGGTTAATTGCAGCAGCCACATTGGCAGTATTCGTAATAAGCATGGGCTTCGCCTACGGGTTAGGTGAGTATTTAGGCGAACCCAGTGGTTTTAGGCATAGGTTTAGGGATGCTAAGTCCTTCTACTTATTCTACCTGGTTGAAGTTGTCCCAGCCGCCCTACTGGTCTTATTGTCAAGTAATTTAGCTAAAATCATAATTGACGTAATGGTCTTCAACTCAATAGCCCTCTCAGTACCATTAATGCTGCTAATAAGGCTGACATCAGACAGTAGGTTAGTGGGTGCCTATTCGATAGGTAAGGTTAGGGCAATCATACTGTACACGGTTACTGTACTAATACTGGCGCTTGGTATCTACGCTGCCTTATCAACTTTTTAA